The following proteins are encoded in a genomic region of Zea mays cultivar B73 chromosome 9, Zm-B73-REFERENCE-NAM-5.0, whole genome shotgun sequence:
- the LOC100280138 gene encoding cyclin-A3-2 isoform X1 — protein MKRKENSAHSAPPLNRPRGKRKALAELPKSNGLNMNHDSAPRPSKPRTRSAARAEAEAEAAMKRRKAGDAARWPMDTRQPDAEAAVAPYVGDIDRYLRSLEVEPLRRPSHSYFQDIQKNICPKMRAILVDWLVEVAEEFKLHAETLHLAVSYVDRFLTMNVVARNKLQLLGVTALLVAAKYEEIESSKMKVVKMETDLLKSLSFQIGGPTVTTFLRQFIASCRGGNSASRGKLEFVCSYLAELSLLDYDCISYLPSVVAAACLFVARFIIHPKTRPWNLSLEQSTGYRVFDLQKSIYVIHELQLTIRCPNQVAIREKYKDPKFGCVSTMVSPREIPTSFLEGCHK, from the exons ATGAAGAGAAAGGAAAACTCCGCGCACTCGGCGCCGCCTCTCAACAGGCCGCGCGGGAAGCGCAAGGCCCTGGCCGAGCTCCCCAAGTCCAACGGACTGAACATGAACCACGACTCGGCGCCGCGGCCGTCGAAGCCGAGAACGCGGTCGGCGGCGcgagctgaggccgaggcggaggcggcgatGAAACGGCGGAAGGCCGGAGACGCCGCGCGCTGGCCGATGGACACGAGGCAGCCTGACGCTGAAGCGGCGGTTGCGCCATACGTCGGGGACATCGACCGGTACCTCCGGTCCCTGGAG GTTGAACCGTTGAGGAGGCCAAGCCATAGCTATTTTCAGGATATCCAGAAAAACATCTGCCCCAAAATGAGGGCTATCCTTGTGGACTGGTTGGTGGAGGTGGCTGAAGAATTCAAGCTTCACGCAGAAACACTCCACCTTGCGGTTTCCTACGTGGACCGCTTTCTCACAATGAATGTCGTTGCTCGGAACAAGCTGCAACTACTGGGTGTCACTGCATTGCTCGTTGCTGC TAAGTATGAAGAAATTGAGTCTTCTAAGATGAAG GTGGTCAAGATGGAGACTGACTTACTAAAATCTCTTAGCTTTCAGATTGGGGGTCCCACAGTGACAACATTTCTACG GCAATTTATAGCTTCGTGTCGTGGAGGCAAT AGTGCAAGCAGAGGAAAACTTGAGTTTGTGTGCAGCTACCTTGCGGAATTGAGCTTGCTGGATTATGACTGCATAAGCTATCTACCCTCAGTAGTTGCTGCTGCCTGCTTGTTTGTAGCCAGATTCATAATCCACCCAAAGACTCGTCCTTGG AACTTGTCACTTGAACAAAGCACGGGTTATAGAGTCTTTGATctgcagaaatccatttatgtcaTACATGAATTGCAGTTGACAATAAGGTGCCCAAATCAGGTAGCCATCAGGGAGAAGTACAAGGACCCCAAG TTTGGGTGCGTGTCGACAATGGTTTCACCACGAGAAATCCCTACGTCTTTCCTTGAAGGTTGCCATAAGTGA
- the LOC100280138 gene encoding cyclin-A3-2 isoform X2 translates to MKRKENSAHSAPPLNRPRGKRKALAELPKSNGLNMNHDSAPRPSKPRTRSAARAEAEAEAAMKRRKAGDAARWPMDTRQPDAEAAVAPYVGDIDRYLRSLEVEPLRRPSHSYFQDIQKNICPKMRAILVDWLVEVAEEFKLHAETLHLAVSYVDRFLTMNVVARNKLQLLGVTALLVAAKYEEIESSKMKVKRYTDITDNTYTKQQVVKMETDLLKSLSFQIGGPTVTTFLRQFIASCRGGNNLSLEQSTGYRVFDLQKSIYVIHELQLTIRCPNQVAIREKYKDPKFGCVSTMVSPREIPTSFLEGCHK, encoded by the exons ATGAAGAGAAAGGAAAACTCCGCGCACTCGGCGCCGCCTCTCAACAGGCCGCGCGGGAAGCGCAAGGCCCTGGCCGAGCTCCCCAAGTCCAACGGACTGAACATGAACCACGACTCGGCGCCGCGGCCGTCGAAGCCGAGAACGCGGTCGGCGGCGcgagctgaggccgaggcggaggcggcgatGAAACGGCGGAAGGCCGGAGACGCCGCGCGCTGGCCGATGGACACGAGGCAGCCTGACGCTGAAGCGGCGGTTGCGCCATACGTCGGGGACATCGACCGGTACCTCCGGTCCCTGGAG GTTGAACCGTTGAGGAGGCCAAGCCATAGCTATTTTCAGGATATCCAGAAAAACATCTGCCCCAAAATGAGGGCTATCCTTGTGGACTGGTTGGTGGAGGTGGCTGAAGAATTCAAGCTTCACGCAGAAACACTCCACCTTGCGGTTTCCTACGTGGACCGCTTTCTCACAATGAATGTCGTTGCTCGGAACAAGCTGCAACTACTGGGTGTCACTGCATTGCTCGTTGCTGC TAAGTATGAAGAAATTGAGTCTTCTAAGATGAAGGTGAAAAGATACACCGATATCACGGATAACACTTACACCAAGCAGCAA GTGGTCAAGATGGAGACTGACTTACTAAAATCTCTTAGCTTTCAGATTGGGGGTCCCACAGTGACAACATTTCTACG GCAATTTATAGCTTCGTGTCGTGGAGGCAAT AACTTGTCACTTGAACAAAGCACGGGTTATAGAGTCTTTGATctgcagaaatccatttatgtcaTACATGAATTGCAGTTGACAATAAGGTGCCCAAATCAGGTAGCCATCAGGGAGAAGTACAAGGACCCCAAG TTTGGGTGCGTGTCGACAATGGTTTCACCACGAGAAATCCCTACGTCTTTCCTTGAAGGTTGCCATAAGTGA
- the LOC100283910 gene encoding Metal transporter Nramp2 yields the protein MASSDLAESLLPGGGGGASASHDEYEERAYDSEDKISIAVSDSDGEDDGTPASRPPFSWRKLWRFTGPGFLMCIAFLDPGNLEGDLQAGAAAGYQLLWLLLWATIMGALMQLLSARLGVATGKHLAELCRQEYPPWATRALWAMTELALVGADIQEVIGSAIAIKILSGGAIPLWGGVVITALDCFIFLFLENYGVRKLEAFFAVLIATMAVSFAVMFGETKPSGKELLIGLVVPKLSSKTIKQAVGIVGCIIMPHNVFLHSALVQSRKIDTNKKSRVLEAVYYYNIESILALIVSFFINICVTTVFAKGFYGSKQADSIGLENAGQYLQEKYGTAFFPILYIWAVGLLASGQSSTITGTYAGQFVMGGFLNLRLKKWLRAMITRSFAIIPTMIVALFFDTEDPTMDILNEALNVLQSIQIPFALIPLITLVSKEQIMGSFVIGPITKVISWIVTVFLMLINGYLILSFYITDVRGALLRSSLCVVLVVYLAFIVYLIVRNTSLYSRLCSSTSKSS from the exons ATGGCGTCGAGCGACCTCGCCGAGAGCCTCCTCCCCGGCGGCGGGGGCGGAGCCTCCGCCTCACATGACGAATACGAGGAGCGCGCGTACGACTCCGAGGACAAGATCTCCATCGCCGTGTCGGATTCCGACGGCGAAGACGACGGCACGCCGGCGTCGCGCCCGCCCTTCTCGTGGCGGAAGCTCTGGCGCTTCACGGGCCCGGGTTTTCTCATGTGCATCGCGTTCCTGGACCCGGGCAATCTGGAGGGGGACCTACAGGCGGGCGCCGCGGCGGGGTACCAGCTGCTGTGGCTGCTCTTGTGGGCAACGATCATGGGCGCGCTGATGCAGCTGCTCTCCGCCCGGCTAGGCGTGGCCACGGGGAAGCACCTCGCCGAGCTCTGCCGCCAGGAGTACCCTCCCTGGGCCACTCGCGCGCTCTGGGCCATGACGGAGCTCGCGCTCGTCGGCGCAGACATACAGGAGGTGATTGGCAGCGCGATTGCCATCAAGATCCTCTCGGGGGGTGCCATACCGCTCTGGGGTGGCGTCGTCATCACCGCGCTCGATTG CTTCATCTTTCTCTTCCTGGAGAATTATGGCGTGAGGAAACTCGAGGCATTTTTCGCTGTACTGATTGCAACTATGGCTGTTTCATTTGCGGTTATGTTTGGTGAAACAAAGCCTAGTGGCAAGGAACTTCTGATCG GTTTGGTGGTTccaaaattgagttcaaagacaatTAAGCAAGCGGTTGGAATTGTGGGCTGCATCATCATGCCTCACAATGTTTTCTTGCATTCAGCACTAGTGCAGTCCAGGAAGATTGACACAAACAAGAAATCTCGTGTTCTAGAAGCAGTTTACTACTATAACATCGAGTCAATTCTTGCACTCATCGTGTCCTTCTTCATTAACATCTGTGTCACAACTGTTTTTGCCAAAGGATTTTATGGGTCTAAACAGGCTGACAGTATAGGTCTTGAGAATGCTGGGCAGTACTTACAAGAAAAATATGGAACTGCATTCTTTCCCATCCTCTATATCTGGGCTGTTGGTTTGTTAGCATCTGGGCAGAGTAGCACAATTACTGGCACATATGCAGGACAGTTTGTTATGGGAGGTTTCCTTAATCTTCGATTGAAGAAGTGGCTACGGGCAATGATTACTCGAAGTTTTGCCATTATTCCAACTATGATTGTGGCTTTATTTTTCGATACTGAAGATCCTACTATGGACATTCTGAATGAAGCACTCAATGTTCTTCAGTCCATACAGATTCCGTTTGCTCTAATTCCTCTCATCACCCTCGTTTCAAAGGAGCAAATCATGGGGTCGTTCGTAATTGGTCCCATCACCAAA GTGATTAGCTGGATTGTTACGGTATTTCTGATGCTTATCAACGGGTATCTTATACTATCTTTCTACATTACTGATGTCCGGGGTGCATTGCTTCGCTCAAGCTTGTGTGTTGTGTTGGTTGTTTACCTTGCATTCATCGTCTATCTTATTGTGCGAAATACTTCGCTGTATTCTCGCCTTTGCTCATCAACGTCAAAGAGCTCGTGA
- the LOC100280138 gene encoding Cyclin-A3-2, producing the protein MKRKENSAHSAPPLNRPRGKRKALAELPKSNGLNMNHDSAPRPSKPRTRSAARAEAEAEAAMKRRKAGDAARWPMDTRQPDAEAAVAPYVGDIDRYLRSLEVEPLRRPSHSYFQDIQKNICPKMRAILVDWLVEVAEEFKLHAETLHLAVSYVDRFLTMNVVARNKLQLLGVTALLVAAKYEEIESSKMKVKRYTDITDNTYTKQQVVKMETDLLKSLSFQIGGPTVTTFLRQFIASCRGGNSASRGKLEFVCSYLAELSLLDYDCISYLPSVVAAACLFVARFIIHPKTRPWNLSLEQSTGYRVFDLQKSIYVIHELQLTIRCPNQVAIREKYKDPKFGCVSTMVSPREIPTSFLEGCHK; encoded by the exons ATGAAGAGAAAGGAAAACTCCGCGCACTCGGCGCCGCCTCTCAACAGGCCGCGCGGGAAGCGCAAGGCCCTGGCCGAGCTCCCCAAGTCCAACGGACTGAACATGAACCACGACTCGGCGCCGCGGCCGTCGAAGCCGAGAACGCGGTCGGCGGCGcgagctgaggccgaggcggaggcggcgatGAAACGGCGGAAGGCCGGAGACGCCGCGCGCTGGCCGATGGACACGAGGCAGCCTGACGCTGAAGCGGCGGTTGCGCCATACGTCGGGGACATCGACCGGTACCTCCGGTCCCTGGAG GTTGAACCGTTGAGGAGGCCAAGCCATAGCTATTTTCAGGATATCCAGAAAAACATCTGCCCCAAAATGAGGGCTATCCTTGTGGACTGGTTGGTGGAGGTGGCTGAAGAATTCAAGCTTCACGCAGAAACACTCCACCTTGCGGTTTCCTACGTGGACCGCTTTCTCACAATGAATGTCGTTGCTCGGAACAAGCTGCAACTACTGGGTGTCACTGCATTGCTCGTTGCTGC TAAGTATGAAGAAATTGAGTCTTCTAAGATGAAGGTGAAAAGATACACCGATATCACGGATAACACTTACACCAAGCAGCAA GTGGTCAAGATGGAGACTGACTTACTAAAATCTCTTAGCTTTCAGATTGGGGGTCCCACAGTGACAACATTTCTACG GCAATTTATAGCTTCGTGTCGTGGAGGCAAT AGTGCAAGCAGAGGAAAACTTGAGTTTGTGTGCAGCTACCTTGCGGAATTGAGCTTGCTGGATTATGACTGCATAAGCTATCTACCCTCAGTAGTTGCTGCTGCCTGCTTGTTTGTAGCCAGATTCATAATCCACCCAAAGACTCGTCCTTGG AACTTGTCACTTGAACAAAGCACGGGTTATAGAGTCTTTGATctgcagaaatccatttatgtcaTACATGAATTGCAGTTGACAATAAGGTGCCCAAATCAGGTAGCCATCAGGGAGAAGTACAAGGACCCCAAG TTTGGGTGCGTGTCGACAATGGTTTCACCACGAGAAATCCCTACGTCTTTCCTTGAAGGTTGCCATAAGTGA